From the Methanobacterium sp. CWC-01 genome, the window AGGAGGGTACTTCATTAATATTAATTCCCCTCTTGAAAAGTAAATCGTGCAAGTCTTTGCTTTTTTGTTTTCTGAGGATTTGCACTGTTTTTTGGTAGGAATGTTCCTTTCGCAGTGTCCAGTAAGCATATCCATTAAGACAGTTTCGCCAGGCTTCGCTTTGCCTTTCCTGGAAATATTTTACCACCATTTCGGATGAAAGAGGTATGATGCGGGAATCAAAGGATAAGGGCCCCGATAACTCATCAGAATCAAGATTTTTCATCATGAGTTTCTGGGTAAAACTGCTGCTTATAAAACCAGCAAAAACGGAATCAATCTTCTCCACCCGTCCTGCGAAGGGTATCTCTCCCAGCAAAATGTTAATCTCATCAGAAAAAGTGTACACCATAATTGGGCTGAATTCCTGGAAAACATCGACTCCCACACTGGCCATTAAAGTGCTGAAGGTCTTATCGTAGGGTTTTTTTAAATCCAGTTCTTTCGCCAGCCTTTGAAAGTTTCTTCCGTCAGCTCTTATCACTACCTTAGAGCTGCAGGGAATTTTCAAATTTGAATAAATTTCACATTCTTTCATCTTGAACATCTATCCTGTGTTGGGACATTATATGTGGAGACATATGATGAGTTGCAGTGATAAATAAAATTAAAGTCTAAGTGCCGACCTGAAGATTTTCATTAAGACTATTCAGGAGTTTAATGGCAGAATAAGCGGCCATAACGCTGGTTTTTGGGTTAATGGCACATCGAACGTTTTCAGTAACGGTCCTAAATTCTCCAAAGTCACCCACCACCCGGACTTCATGCATGTTTCGGTCTACTTGGGGGTCAGCGATTATCTGCACCTCGATTTCCATACCGGCTGCAATGCTCAAAGTGGCTGCCACGTTAATGTTCATGGGAAACTTCTCCACCGCAGCACTGGCCTTTCCCTGATAAAGTATGGTTTCTTCCTTGGTTTCGATACCAAGTGAACGGGGGGGTTTTCGGGTAATAAGGGTTGCATTTTGGATTTTACCAATTGAAGCTGCTTTCATACCGTCTAGACCAACTATTGCCCCGGAGGGGACGTGAATCTTGGCATTATTCTTTTTAGCTATAGATTCAAGATTTTTCCTTATTTGGGGGTTCATAAGCCCCCCCACACTCATGATCAGCACATCTCTACCCTTTTCTAAAATAAGGGGAACCATCTGTTCCACAGCCTGAGGGGAAGCAGCCTCGATAACCAGGTCCACTTCGTCCAGCATGTCCTCCAGGTTCAGAACCACCCTGCCATCTACCTGGGACGCCAGATTTTCCGCCCTTTCCATATCCCGATCGTAGAAAAATGCAATTTCGACGCCGAGCTTGCCCTCTTGGGAAAAATTAGTTATTATGTTAGCTATGGCGCCGCAACCTAGAATTCCAACCTTCATGAACTTATCTTCCTACTGTGGAGACACTGCAGGTTCTTTTATCTCGGGGCTAATTAACAGTATGTCCCCCACGGCCTGCACCCTCTCGTAAGGTATATCTATACTACCTTCTTCTTTAAGGGGCCGGATTTCGTCAGTTTCGGGTACTATACGGATACTCTTGGTTATTACGTCCTTAATGCCCACACTTTTTTTGTCATGATTTATGGCAACTGCCTTCAGGGTTGAAACTCTTCCTTTCTTAATGTTCAACACAACGTCCTGAATCCGTCCCACGTATTTACCGCGGGTGGTGTACACATCCAAGTTGTATAGATTTGTTAACTCCACCATATTAAACCACCTGCCTTTTTTTATCATTTTCCCGGTCTTATCCTTTTATGGAATGCCCCAGGATGTTACCTTAACTAAATAAATTTAAAAACCTCACCATACTTAAATATTTCGAAAAATAGACACCGTTAACTTAATTTTATGATAAAAAAACTTAAAATGCAAATCTAAAAATTGTATTTTCAATTAAAATGGAGAAGTATTGTTTTTTTGGCTATCCTCAAATACATCGATCCTATTGTATTACTACAATTTTTACCAAAAATGATTGTTCTTCAGATAATGGTGGGATTGGCGGTAACAAGCACATATCTTTCACTTAGAACCAAGAAAGATGACAGAACAGAATTTAGATTGGTCTTTTAAATCATCTGAATTAATATTAAATTAATATTAATAGGCATAATTAACCTAAACTTGATCCATATTATTTCTTAAGGTGACACCATGTGGGATACCAGTAACGATTACCGGCTTAAAGTGGCAGAAAAGTCTGTTGAACTTTTTATAAGAACTGTGGACCGGGCCAATCTCAAGGGAAGGTGGAGTAAAAAACAAGCCCTGGATGCTGCCCGTAAAATGGTACCAGAGATCCAGTCGCTGTATTATTCTTACCTTTCCCCGGTTGAAATGGCCGAGAGCACACACCTGAAAACATTGGAGGCACTTGCCCAGGAAGTAATGGAAGCATTGGGAGGTGAGTCCTGGAATCGCCAGTTCCTACAGATGGCGGATCGTGGTGAAAGGGAAAAAGTGGAGGAATCATTGGCCAAGATAAAGTTCTTCCTAAACACCATCTACGGTCTCAGGCAGAGGATTCTTTTAGGAGAGATAAATGACCCGGTAATAGGTGTTGACATGAAAAAAGGGGAAATTCTCAGTGTGGCAAAACATCCAGCTGCTTTAAAACTTTTAATATGTAATTTAAACCTGGGTGAACGTGCAATAACTGTGGTTACCAATGATTTAACCCTGAAAGATGGTGATAAAGTGGCGGTGGCCCTTCTACCTCCTGAAAACTTCTTAGGTATTACCAGTGAAGGAATGTTCCTGGGGGCTGGAGACGGTGTTTTAAAGGATGTGGATGGTGATATAGGGG encodes:
- a CDS encoding tRNA(His) guanylyltransferase Thg1 family protein is translated as MFKMKECEIYSNLKIPCSSKVVIRADGRNFQRLAKELDLKKPYDKTFSTLMASVGVDVFQEFSPIMVYTFSDEINILLGEIPFAGRVEKIDSVFAGFISSSFTQKLMMKNLDSDELSGPLSFDSRIIPLSSEMVVKYFQERQSEAWRNCLNGYAYWTLRKEHSYQKTVQILRKQKSKDLHDLLFKRGININEVPSWQRRGLGIYRRDVEVEGYNPLKEKKVVSIREKAFVDWELPLFDPEFFKGLKKLK
- a CDS encoding tRNA-binding protein, whose translation is MWDTSNDYRLKVAEKSVELFIRTVDRANLKGRWSKKQALDAARKMVPEIQSLYYSYLSPVEMAESTHLKTLEALAQEVMEALGGESWNRQFLQMADRGEREKVEESLAKIKFFLNTIYGLRQRILLGEINDPVIGVDMKKGEILSVAKHPAALKLLICNLNLGERAITVVTNDLTLKDGDKVAVALLPPENFLGITSEGMFLGAGDGVLKDVDGDIGDIPRGIPLEALNEARNLVEAFLKC
- a CDS encoding aspartate dehydrogenase; protein product: MKVGILGCGAIANIITNFSQEGKLGVEIAFFYDRDMERAENLASQVDGRVVLNLEDMLDEVDLVIEAASPQAVEQMVPLILEKGRDVLIMSVGGLMNPQIRKNLESIAKKNNAKIHVPSGAIVGLDGMKAASIGKIQNATLITRKPPRSLGIETKEETILYQGKASAAVEKFPMNINVAATLSIAAGMEIEVQIIADPQVDRNMHEVRVVGDFGEFRTVTENVRCAINPKTSVMAAYSAIKLLNSLNENLQVGT
- a CDS encoding PRC-barrel domain-containing protein; translation: MVELTNLYNLDVYTTRGKYVGRIQDVVLNIKKGRVSTLKAVAINHDKKSVGIKDVITKSIRIVPETDEIRPLKEEGSIDIPYERVQAVGDILLISPEIKEPAVSPQ